The genomic DNA CTTTCACAAATTGCttgccgtcgtcgccgatcgcgccgcggggAAACTTGATCTTACCAAAGCAAATGTTGCGGTACATTTGCTGCGTGTCCTCCGCGTAGAAGGGCGACCAGCCACAACACATCTCAAacagcagcacgccgagacTCCAAAagtcgacgagcttgcTGTAGCCCGATTCGTCCAAAAGAATTTCCGGCGCAAGGTACTCGGTCGTACCGCAGAACGTGTTGGTCAGCTGTCCTGCGCCGAGGTCCGGCTTGCTCAGCCCAAAGTCACAAAGAGCGACGTGTCCGGTGGCATCCAGCAGGATGTTTTCCGGCTTCAGGTCACGGTAGACAATGTTGTACTTGtgcaggtgctcgagcgcgagaaTTAGCTCGGCAATGTAGAAGCGCGCACGAGCTTCCGTGAAACGTCCTTCGCGCTGCAAGTGCCAAAAGAGCTCGCCGCCCGACTTGTAGTCCGTCACAAAAAAGAGCTCCGACTCGGATTGAAAACTAAACTTGAGGCCAACAAGGAAGGGGCAGTCAAGACTCTTTTCCAGAAtcttgcgctcgcccaTGGTATGTGTCACCTCTTTCTTGAGCGCGATCTCGCGCTTCGACAACACTTTCATCGCATAGATACGCTTCGtgtcgcgcttgcgcacctgGAACACACGTCCAAACGTACCGCGCCCAATCAGCTTCAAAAACTCAAAGTCGCGCGCAGTAagcttgcgcggcggcaggcgctcgtacgATATCTGCAGGCGGATCTCTCCGCACGCGACGTGGTCTTGCTGCTtttcgtcgtcgtcgtgaGAATAAAGAGTGTACCATTGGTTGGTTGAGGAGCGGTGGATAAGTCGCGGAAAAATCTCACGCGTGCCGATGAGCTCTTCTTTGTCGCCCACGCGGTCATACACGGAAATATACACCACTTGGTTGCTGGAAGTCACGTCGAATGTCACCGAGTAGTGCCAGCTCGGGTCTGTGCTGCTGACCTTGTCGTTCTCGATCGTAGGGCCTTCGTAGCCGCCGCCAATAAACTCGTTCTTGTCAAACTGCACGACGACATAGGGGTGCGAGGTTTCTTTGGACGCCACACTCAGGTTCCGCGCCTCAATCAGCTGGATCCGCAGGTAGCCGAccggcgcaccgcccgcCGTCCGCGTATCCTGGCTCGCATCGGGGCGTGCTTTGGGCTTGGGAGGGGGAAGCTTCATGGTAAAGTCGGGCGCTGCGTTAGAAAAAAAAACGTACCTGTCCGCGTCACCGACGTAGTTGGCACGCCGGCCAGCGAAGGCATGGCGCCCGACCCGTAGCTGGGTGTGAGCAGTGCGCTGGCCGCACCGCTGCCCCGGTCGGTCGAGCGGTCGCTGTTTGATCCAGACGAGCCGTCGCGGCTCTGCGTTAGGCGTTCATTCAGCGTATCGAACGGGTTTCGGTCCAAAGCGGCCGGTTGCGCCTTGGGCGTCGCCTGAGGTTAGCTGCACTGCCTCACGCCACCGGCGCATAAACATACCTGGTCCAACGGACCGCTATAGAACTCATGAGCTGACATGGTAGAGCTCATTCCTTGTGCGTACCCCACGGTACACAAGGGCCTTCCACCAGCGTCGAGGGAGGTGAAACAAACGCCAAAATCCTAGGCCACACGCCTGGCGTGCGTTGCCCCGAGTCCTCCGCCACGTGGTTTGCAGGCGGCGGGCCGATGGTGGAGGTTTCTATTTCCCCGCCCAATCAGATGTGGGTCCGGGCAAACGTTAATTTAGACGACACCACGCGCTATGGGTCGGCCGGCGGAAGCCACGtagcacgcgccgcggcgcgttcGTTCGactccgcctcgagctcgtgcggcgccttgaaggcatcggcgcgcggccacgCGGCAAGTGCGGCCTTGGCAAAGGCGGGAGAAGCGACCGAAGCGTCGAGCGTAGCACcacgcgcctcgatgcgctgcaggaaGGCATAGGCCTGCTCGTaagcggcgagcgacgtctTCATTTCAGCACGTCCAAGGCCAGAGACAAGCTCCGCAGCGTCGCTTGCACCGGAGGAACCACGCAGGATCCAAAGTCCTTCCGCGGCACCAAGCACGTGCGCCGGAGATTGCGTGCCGTGGCGCTGCACAAACTCCGTCTGGAGCGCTTCGAGGGGCGCAGCAAGCGCGGGGACGTCTGCCGAGAGATCcttgagcgcggcggcggcagcatcgggcagcggcgtcgcctcgaTCGCCTTACGGAAacgcagcagctgcacgtGGAGCGTAGGGTGCGAAGCGTCGATCGCGTACGCAAGCgacagcgcacgcaggacCAGCAGCCACTTttgctcgcgcagcgcaaccTCAAAGGTGCTCAGCCAGGTCTCGATCACGTTGGGGTTCGACACCtgcagcttgcgcacgtAGTGGTGTGCATCCTCGAGCGGCTTGCTCGTCGCAAAGAGCTTCTCGCCGTAGGGGTCCGCGTCGGGGGCGGGCATGAGATCGTCCTCGgtgatgcgctcgacctgcttcgacgccgcggcgacgagctcggcgcgcattGCCGCCTTCTTTTGCGTGACGGCCGCACGCttctgcgcggcggcctgcgcagcctcgcttccggcggcggcctgctcgtcgtgcagctgcgcgtAGAGCTCAAtcgcgccggacgccgcCTGTACATAGACCGGGCGCGCGTACAGATCGTCCTCAAAGTGCACCGTCTGGACGTAAGAACGGAGCGTCATCTTGCGCAGGCAGTACGAGTGGAAGTCGAGCTGATCATCGTAGATCTCCGCCAGGATTTTGTCGATCTGGTGGAAGCGCttgagcgcaagcgcgtcgtcgcccgtgCGCTTGTGCGCCTTAGCGTCCTCGATCAGGTAGCCGACCGCCTGCATGTCCACCAGGTCCGCCACCGGGTCCGGCACGTCGGGCTTGGTAAAGAGCTTCagcacgcgcgacgactcctcgacgcggtcggcgcgcaagAGGTACTTGGCCGCCTTGGTATTCAGGTAGCGGTCCTGGCCGTCGAGCAACCGCGCATCCTCcatcgcgtcgctcgccgcctGGTAGGCGCCCGCCCGCTTCaggatgcgcgcgcgcgtcatGTACAGCTCGGGCATCGCCGGCGAGTGCGCGATGATCGAGTCAATGtactgcagcgcacgctcggcgcggcccgTGTAGGAGTAGTGGTGCGCAAGGAAGTACATGGTCCACAGGTACGACGACGGGGGCTCAGCAGTGCCCCTTTCCTGCGTCGGGTCCCACTCCTGGCGGAACTGTTCGACGATTTCCTCGACTGCCGCCTGCTTGGCAGCGTCCTTGTACAGCGGCTTCACGTCTGAGAAGAGCGAAGGCACATTTTtcacgagcgcacgctcgatgTAGTCGCGGGCCTGCGTGGCGAACtgggcgccgtgcgcctcatccagcgcgacgcggcgcagggcggtGGCCTTGGGGAAAGTCTCCTGGAGCTGCAGGAGCTGGGAGAGGAcgagcgactcgcgctcctcggccgaCTTGTCCTTCGCGAGCAGGTCCAGGAGGCGGCGGATCGTGCTCTTGTTCTCCGGATtccgctcgaggaggcggcgcagcaccgactcggcctcggtcgTGCGGCCCAACTcgtggagcgccgcggccttcATGTCGTCAATGGCCGGCAGGTCATAGAGCTTGTCCTGGTGCTTTTCGAGAATTGCAAGCACCTGCTCCGGCTCGTGGAGCTGTGCGAGGATGCTGGCGTGGTAGAGTACCACCTCAGAGAACTCATAGTTGTGCGGCGGGACATCCTTCGTCACGTCCTCGTACGCAGTGAggacgcgcacggcctgcgccttgtTGTTGGcgaggtcgtgcgcaacggcgagcgcgatcCAATTCACGCGGAGATggggctgcgcacgcaagAGAATGAGGCGCGCTTCAATAAGCGGGGCATagttgcgcagctgcaaCTGCATGAACGCCGACTCACGCACGAGGTTGATGTTACCCTAGGGTCAGTATGGTCAGTGCACGTACCCCCTCGATGCGGAGCGCCTGGCCGTAGCACTTGAGCGACTCCTCGTAGTTGCGGTCCATGCGGTGGATGATACCTAGCGCATGCCAGCAGATGAAGCTCATCAGGTTCTTGCACAGACcctgcttggcgagcttCAGGCCCTCCTCCTTCTGGTGCATCGAAGCGAGGACCAGTCCCTTGatcgcgagcgtctcgccgtgctcgggCACCTTCTTCAGGATGGCATCGGCGGTCTTGATCGCAGGCTTGTACTTCTTCGTTTCATACTCCTGGATGAGCTTGGCAAACAATGCCCGCTCTTTGGTCGGCAAAGGGACCACCTTGGGCGGCATGCTGCTGCTGGTTGCGGACAAGGAGCGGTCTTCGTGACAGGTCACGTGATGACGGTCGATGACGGCGGCGATCGACGATGCTGGGTCAGGAGCCTCCTATGACTGAAACTATGGAAGAACTAGctgtgcgcacgctgcgcaccgccaggccgccgcgcggcggtgcggaggcacgcggagcgcgaAGGAGCAGCGTTTATGTTTAGTCAGCATCCTTGCCCACGTGCCTCAGCGGCTCGCCCGACGGCCGAGAGGGCAAGCCGTGCTGGGAAAAAAAGGAAGGCAAACGCCCCCTTTTTCTTCTGCACCCAAACCTTCCCCCCGTTGGACTGGCGTTGCGCGACCGAGCGCACCCTTGCCACACGACATCCCCTAACACTTTTCTGGATTTGCTCGTGTGATACTACTTGCCCAACATGGTGAACTTCACCGTTGATGAGATTCGCGGTCTTATGGACCGGCCGACCAACATCCGTAACATGTCGGTGattgcgcacgtcgaccaCGGCAAGTCGACCCTGACTGACTCGCTCGTGTCGAAGGCCGGTATCATTGCCAACAACAAGGCCGGTGACATGCGTTTCATGGACACCCGTGACGACGAGAAGGAGCGTGGTATTACGATCAAGTCGACTGCCATCTCGATGTACTTCCCcctcgccaaggaggagATGGCCGCTGTCAAGCAGCCCTCTAACGGCAACGAGTTCTTGATCAACCTGATCGACTCGCCCGGTCACGTTGACTTCTCGTCGGAGGTCACTGCTGCCCTCCGTGTTACCGACGGTGCCCTTGTCGTTGTCGACTGTATCGAGGGTGTCTGTGTGCAGACCGAGACTGTGCTCCGCCAGTCGCTCGGTGAGCGTATCAAGCCCGTCGTGTGTCTGAACAAGGTCGACCGTGCTCTTCTCGAGCTTCAGGTCGACAAGGAGGACCTCTACCAGTCCTtccagcgcacggtcgagTCGGTGAACGTGGTGATCGCCACCTACAACGACCCCGTCCTCGGTGAGTCGCAGGTGTACCCCGAGCGTGGTACCGTTGCCTTTGCTTCGGGTCTCCACGGCTGGGCCTTCACCCTCCGTCAGTTCGCCGCCCGCTACGCCAAGAAGTTCGGTGTGGACAAGGACAAGATGATGACCAAGCTCTGGGGTGACAACTTCTTCAACCCCAAGACCAAGAAGTGGACCAACAAGGAGAtcgacgccgacggcaaccgtctcgagcgtgccTTCAACATGTTCATCCTCGACCCGATCTACCGCATCTTTGACTCGATCATGAACTTCAAGAAGGAGGAGACCAAGAAGCTGCTCGAGAAGCTGGAGATCGTCCTCACCCAGGACGAGCAGGACCTCGAGGGCAAGCCCCTCCTCAAGGTCGTCATGCGCAAGTTCCTGCCCGCTGGTGACGCTCTCCTGGAGATGGTTGTTATCAACCTCCCCTCGCCCGTCACTGCGCAGCGCTACCGTGTCGAGACCCTCTACGAGGGTCCCCTCGACGACCCCTCGGCCATTGGTATCCGCGACTGTGACCCCAACGGTCCCCTTATGCTCTACGTCTCGAAGATGGTTCCCACCTCGGACAAGGGTCGCTTCTACGCCTTCGGCCGTATCTTCTCGGGTACCATCCGCTCGGGCCCCAAGATCCGCATCCAGGGCCCCAACTACGTGCCCGGCAAGAAGGAGGACCTCTTTGTCAAGTCCATCCAGCGTACCGTGCTCATGATGGGCCGTTACATCGAGCCCATTGAGGACTGCCCTGCCGGTAACATTCTCGGTCTCGTCGGTGTCGACCAGTTCCTGCTCAAGAGCGGTACCCTTACCTCGGACGAGACTGCCCACAACATGCGTGTCATGAAGTTCTCCGTCTCGCCCGTCGTGCaggtcgccgtcgaggtcAAGAACGCCAACGACCTGCCCAAGCTGGTCGAGGGTCTCAAGCGTCTCTCCAAGTCGGACCCCTGTGTCCAGTCGTGGATCGACGAGTCCGGCCAGCACATTGttgccggcgccggtgagCTCCACCTGGAGATCTGTCTCAAGGATCTCGAGGACGACCACGCCGGTATCCCCCTCAAGATCTCGGACCCCGTCGTCGGCTACCGTGAGACTGTCCAGGCCGAGTCGAGCATGACTGCGCTCTCCAAGTCGCAGAACAAGCACAACCGTCTGTACGTCACTGCTCAGcccctcgacgaggacctctGCAAGGAGATCGAGACCGGCAAGGTCAACCCGCGTGACGACTTCAAGATCCGCGCTCGCCACCTCGCTGACGAGTACGGCTGGGACGTTGCGGACGCCCGTAAGATTTGGTGCTTCGGCCCCGAGACGACCGGCCCTAACCTGCTTGTCGATGTCACCAAGGGTGTGCAGTACCTTAACGAAATCAAGGACTCGTGTGTCGCTGCCTTCCAGTGGGCCACCAAGGAGGGTGTCTGCGCCGAGGAGAGCGTGCGTGGTGTGCGCTACAACATTCTCGATGTGACGCTCCACACCGACGCCATCCACCGTGGTGGTGGCCAGATCATCCCGACCTGCCGTCGCGTCTGcaacgccgccgcgctccttgcgtcGCCCGGTCTCCAGGAGCCCATGTACCTGGTCGAGATCCAGTGCCCCGACTCGGGTCTCGGTGGTATCTACTCGACGCTCAACAAGCGTCGTGGTCAGGTCTTCTCGGAGGAGCCGCGTGTGGGTACCCCCATGGTTACCGTCAAGGCCTACCTCCCCGTTAACGAGTCGTTCGGCTTCAACGGTGACCTCCGCCAGGCTACTGGTGGTCAGGCCTTCCCCCAGTCGGTCTTCGACCACTGGGCGCTGATGAACGGTGTCGCGAGCGACAAGACCAGCAAGCTGTACGAGCTCGTCAAGTCCATCCGTGTCCGCAAGGGTCTCAAGGAGGAGGTGCCGGACCTTGCCACCTACTACGACAAGCTCTAAGTAGGTACTGCGTCGCAGTGCCACACTGTCTATGGATAGTAAAAATTGTGCTTCGTAGTCAACTGGCAACAGCTTTTGGTTCTCTCTAAAAGAAAGGGGAAAGAAAGGGGATGGAGGGGGTGGATGAATGGATCGTCACAGCAGTCGATGGGACGGCTTGCGCTGATGCACGACCAAGGCTGCAAGAGGGACAGGTCCACAGAGTATGTCTGTCTATACGTGACTACATGGTCCTGCGCTCACACGGCGCATGTCTGCTGCGCACTCTCCAGCACCCCCCCCCCCCTTCTGCTTTTTTTGTCATAATCATCGTCCGACTATCCAACTAGTTTTCCAAGTCTGGGTAAGCTCAGCAAACTCGGCAACGTACTGATGTTCGAGCCAAACTTGGCGTACAATGCGACCTTGAGCTCGTTCATGCCCGACTCGCACTCGTCCATCACCTTTtggaggcgcgcgagctccttgtcggcgcgctgtgtgtcctgctcgagctgcgtgacgGCATCCTCCTGTGCCATGCTAATGTATGCATCGCCCACCTTGTACCTACTGTTAGCCATAGCACATACAGAatgcgctcgtcctcgagcagctcaagcTCCATGCCGagatcgtcgagctcctcgcgctccgtacgccgcgccttgagctcctcctcgacgtCGCTAAAGGTTGCATGCAGACGACTGAAGCGGTTGATCCGCTGCTGGTCCTCCCACGACACCTCGACGTCGTTATTGCTCTTCTCGTCCAGCTGCATTAGCCTCGCAACGTACCATCCGCATCGCGGTCGTGTCTAAGGCTTAGTCAGCACTTCCTTGCTGGGCGTGTCGTGGCGAGCATGTCGAGTGTCGACAAGCAGATGCTGCGCGATACCCGCGCGCTCATACAGAAAGGAGACTGGGAGAAGGCGTCGGAGAAAGCGTACGTACCACCCCTAACGCAGTGCGGCGATCCTCGAGTTCTCGCCGGAAAACTACAATGCGTACGTCGTTCGACTCACCCAGCCTCGTCTTCCGGGGTCTTGCGCTTCTTCACCTCGGTCAAGAGGAGGGATCCGAGACGTCATACCTGCGTGCGACGGAGGTCGATGGTAGCCAGGTCCTTGCCTGGCAGGGTCTCGAGAAGCTGTACAGCACGCAGAAGCAGTGGGCCAAGCTCGGCAATGTCTACCATCACCTCGCCGACATTGCGCTGAgtgcgggcgacgcggaaAAATGCGGAAACGCACTCACGAAGCTTATTGCGTTGCGGCGGCAGCACGGGTCGTACCCCGAGATCGCGCAGGCACTGCTCACCTTTGTGCCGCCGTCCAAGTACTGCTCTCTTCTCGAGACGCTTCCGGTGCCCGaccaggcggcgccggcgtcgaaCCCTGCCTTCAACGCGCAGATGCTCGTACATGTTGGCGCGCTCGAAAacgtcctcgagctgatCGACCTCCTCCAAAAGGCCGACACGCTCAAGATGGACGAGATCGTCAAGAAGCAAAAGAGCACACTCGAGGgcgccaagctcggcaTGACTCTGCTGCGCAACCAGGCGACTGCTACGGTCTCGGCCCAGTCGCGCGTCCCGTCGCTGTACGAATACGTGATCAACtcgccgcgtgccgacgacaagatgcgccgcgacatGGAGGGGCGGCTGCTCCGCTTCTACCACCGCTTTGTGACCGCAATCCCGACGCGTGGCCCGTCTGCCAATGCGGGGCTCAAGAAAGAGATGC from Malassezia japonica chromosome 1, complete sequence includes the following:
- a CDS encoding uncharacterized protein (COG:O; EggNog:ENOG503P4NE), with the protein product MRMLDEKSNNDVEVSWEDQQRINRFSRLHATFSDVEEELKARRTEREELDDLGMELELLEDERILYKVGDAYISMAQEDAVTQLEQDTQRADKELARLQKVMDECESGMNELKVALYAKFGSNINLEN
- the SCH9 gene encoding non-specific serine/threonine protein kinase (EggNog:ENOG503NUBB; COG:T) — translated: MPSLAGVPTTSVTRTAPDFTMKLPPPKPKARPDASQDTRTAGGAPVGYLRIQLIEARNLSVASKETSHPYVVVQFDKNEFIGGGYEGPTIENDKVSSTDPSWHYSVTFDVTSSNQVVYISVYDRVGDKEELIGTREIFPRLIHRSSTNQWYTLYSHDDDEKQQDHVACGEIRLQISYERLPPRKLTARDFEFLKLIGRGTFGRVFQVRKRDTKRIYAMKVLSKREIALKKEVTHTMGERKILEKSLDCPFLVGLKFSFQSESELFFVTDYKSGGELFWHLQREGRFTEARARFYIAELILALEHLHKYNIVYRDLKPENILLDATGHVALCDFGLSKPDLGAGQLTNTFCGTTEYLAPEILLDESGYSKLVDFWSLGVLLFEMCCGWSPFYAEDTQQMYRNICFGKIKFPRGAIGDDGKQFVKGLLNRNPKHRLGAHRDAVDLKEHPFFKDIDWDALARKQIPPVFKPLVESDESVANFDPEFTGASLNEVAKFAMKEVDGEVSPSESDASRSAGTSKENSPEGNGSAKSVAIKKPGAERQDEEDAEEPLSRSVQEKFRGFSYSGTYEGSGNSLENRFGAVDWGNVDMADDDPAEDDTPAALAALKLDAHAKGDPW
- a CDS encoding uncharacterized protein (EggNog:ENOG503NWWH; BUSCO:EOG09260J97; COG:B) encodes the protein MPPKVVPLPTKERALFAKLIQEYETKKYKPAIKTADAILKKVPEHGETLAIKGLVLASMHQKEEGLKLAKQGLCKNLMSFICWHALGIIHRMDRNYEESLKCYGQALRIEGGNINLVRESAFMQLQLRNYAPLIEARLILLRAQPHLRVNWIALAVAHDLANNKAQAVRVLTAYEDVTKDVPPHNYEFSEVVLYHASILAQLHEPEQVLAILEKHQDKLYDLPAIDDMKAAALHELGRTTEAESVLRRLLERNPENKSTIRRLLDLLAKDKSAEERESLVLSQLLQLQETFPKATALRRVALDEAHGAQFATQARDYIERALVKNVPSLFSDVKPLYKDAAKQAAVEEIVEQFRQEWDPTQERGTAEPPSSYLWTMYFLAHHYSYTGRAERALQYIDSIIAHSPAMPELYMTRARILKRAGAYQAASDAMEDARLLDGQDRYLNTKAAKYLLRADRVEESSRVLKLFTKPDVPDPVADLVDMQAVGYLIEDAKAHKRTGDDALALKRFHQIDKILAEIYDDQLDFHSYCLRKMTLRSYVQTVHFEDDLYARPVYVQAASGAIELYAQLHDEQAAAGSEAAQAAAQKRAAVTQKKAAMRAELVAAASKQVERITEDDLMPAPDADPYGEKLFATSKPLEDAHHYVRKLQVSNPNVIETWLSTFEVALREQKWLLVLRALSLAYAIDASHPTLHVQLLRFRKAIEATPLPDAAAAALKDLSADVPALAAPLEALQTEFVQRHGTQSPAHVLGAAEGLWILRGSSGASDAAELVSGLGRAEMKTSLAAYEQAYAFLQRIEARGATLDASVASPAFAKAALAAWPRADAFKAPHELEAESNERAAARATWLPPADP
- the EFT2 gene encoding translation elongation factor 2 (COG:J; EggNog:ENOG503NW98), with product MVNFTVDEIRGLMDRPTNIRNMSVIAHVDHGKSTLTDSLVSKAGIIANNKAGDMRFMDTRDDEKERGITIKSTAISMYFPLAKEEMAAVKQPSNGNEFLINLIDSPGHVDFSSEVTAALRVTDGALVVVDCIEGVCVQTETVLRQSLGERIKPVVCLNKVDRALLELQVDKEDLYQSFQRTVESVNVVIATYNDPVLGESQVYPERGTVAFASGLHGWAFTLRQFAARYAKKFGVDKDKMMTKLWGDNFFNPKTKKWTNKEIDADGNRLERAFNMFILDPIYRIFDSIMNFKKEETKKLLEKLEIVLTQDEQDLEGKPLLKVVMRKFLPAGDALLEMVVINLPSPVTAQRYRVETLYEGPLDDPSAIGIRDCDPNGPLMLYVSKMVPTSDKGRFYAFGRIFSGTIRSGPKIRIQGPNYVPGKKEDLFVKSIQRTVLMMGRYIEPIEDCPAGNILGLVGVDQFLLKSGTLTSDETAHNMRVMKFSVSPVVQVAVEVKNANDLPKLVEGLKRLSKSDPCVQSWIDESGQHIVAGAGELHLEICLKDLEDDHAGIPLKISDPVVGYRETVQAESSMTALSKSQNKHNRLYVTAQPLDEDLCKEIETGKVNPRDDFKIRARHLADEYGWDVADARKIWCFGPETTGPNLLVDVTKGVQYLNEIKDSCVAAFQWATKEGVCAEESVRGVRYNILDVTLHTDAIHRGGGQIIPTCRRVCNAAALLASPGLQEPMYLVEIQCPDSGLGGIYSTLNKRRGQVFSEEPRVGTPMVTVKAYLPVNESFGFNGDLRQATGGQAFPQSVFDHWALMNGVASDKTSKLYELVKSIRVRKGLKEEVPDLATYYDKL